The Metabacillus sediminilitoris genome window below encodes:
- the csrA gene encoding carbon storage regulator CsrA, with translation MLVLTRKLNEAIQIGDDIEITVLSVQGDQIKLGIKAPKEVEVHRKEVYLSIQESNNEAASILPNILDILKNTSKNLK, from the coding sequence ATGCTCGTTCTGACAAGAAAGTTAAATGAAGCCATACAAATAGGCGATGATATTGAAATTACAGTTCTCTCAGTACAAGGGGATCAAATAAAGCTTGGGATTAAGGCTCCGAAAGAAGTTGAGGTTCATCGGAAAGAGGTTTATCTTTCAATTCAAGAAAGTAATAATGAAGCAGCTTCCATTCTACCGAATATATTAGATATTTTAAAAAATACATCGAAAAACCTTAAGTGA